The Paramisgurnus dabryanus chromosome 1, PD_genome_1.1, whole genome shotgun sequence genome includes a window with the following:
- the LOC135734445 gene encoding uncharacterized protein: MGLTIHLSIFHRDLCSDYSTQLDLSILVDNIPHTTQGGHGACKRQRSNQATVHPPRGQHTTLRNVDAKRQRTAQSASPVLNASVIAIDNVSPLESDARTSGQGSSTHDIAVSFVDWDEDLINAWDACDFELPTPSQSPSASMNVQETPVASEQTPELGVIHINREDNKSKDTELYPSVLTQSLEVQSSTASEQAPAVVPLNREEVDSEDTELCPSVLTPTLEIRSAVSSEQDPEPLPGNQQAYRNELAADEQVTDSTGNEVTLEEIKDFLHYVWYAYVQFKQFVVDGLSNQDTERRKQFE; the protein is encoded by the exons ATGGGGCTTAcgatccatctgtctatctttcACAGGGACCTGTGCTCCGACTACTCGACACAAC TGGATTTGTCTATCCTGGTGGATAATATACCCCACACAACACAGGGTGGCCATGGAGCATGCAAAAGACAGCGATCCAATCAGGCCACGGTTCACCCCCCAAGGGGACAGCATACAACTTTACGAAATGTTGATGCAAAGAGACAACGAACGGCTCAGAGTGCGTCCCCCG TTTTGAATGCCAGCGTCATCGCGATCGATAATGTATCACCTTTGGAGTCTGACGCTAGAACATCTGGACAAG GGTCGAGCACACATGACATAGCAGTGAGCTTTGTAGATTGGGATGAGGATCTGATTAATGCGTGGGACGCTTGCGATTTTGAACTACCTACACCGTCGCAATCGCCATCAGCGTCCATGAATGTTCAAGAAACACCTGTGGCTTCCGAACAGACCCCAGAGTTAGGGGTGATCCACATAAATCGAGAAGACAACAAATCTAAGGATACAGAATTGTACCCATCTGTCTTGACCCAGAGCCTCGAGGTCCAAAGCTCCACGGCTTCCGAACAGGCCCCCGCGGTGGTACCCCTAAATCGAGAAGAGGTTGATTCTGAGGATACAGAATTGTGCCCATCTGTCTTGACCCCGACCCTTGAGATTCGAAGCGCCGTGTCTTCCGAACAGGACCCGGAGCCCCTGCCTGGTAATCAACAGGCCTATAGAAACGAACTTGCGGCTGATGAACAGGTCACGGACAGCACAGGAAATGAAGTGACTCTAGAAGAGATCAAAGACTTTTTGCATTATGTCTGGTACGCTTATGTACAGTTTAAGCAGTTTGTTGTCGACGGTTTATCAAACCAGGATACAGAGCGTAGAAAACAGTTTGAGTAA